TCGTCGATCTTTTTGAAGGCCGCGGCACCTATTTCTTCGAGAAAAACCCCGCCGCCCGAAAGCGCGATCGCTCACCAGCCGAAGTCGTCGCAGGATTTTTCCTCGATGCGACGCGACGCCTTCTCGGCATCTGATCGGTGCCCTGGCACCCGTACATGATGATCAGGATCGAACGCCTGGCACCCGGTCACGATGTTCATGATCGATGCCCTGGCACCCGGTCACGATGTTCATGATCGATGCCCTGGCACCCGGTCACGATGAGCATGATCGATGCCCTGGCACCCGTACACGATCGAACGCCTGGCACCCGGACAGAACCTTATTCTAACGCGTACCACCAGATCATCAGCTCTCCAGGGCGAAGCCCTGCAAGGAGCAAGGGCGAAGCTGTAGCAGCGCTACCGCGAGCCCGCAGCGACGCCGCAGGATTCGTCCTGGGGGCTGATGCTGATGCGTGTTTTATACCGCCGCTTCCGTGTGCTAGAGCCCTACCAACGGCAGTTAGCCCCCTGAACGAACTATTGGCCCCCCTGAACGAAAAACATGGAGCGACGTAGCATGAGCATCCGACCGATCACCCTCTTTGACACCATGAGCGACCAGAAGCGAACCCTTGAGCCGGCCGAGCCCGGCAAGGTCAGCATGTATGTCTGCGGGGTGACGGTCTACGACCTGACGCATATCGGGCATGCGCGCGTCTTTATCTTTTTTGATGTGGTGCAGCGTTTTCTGCGCCACGTGGGCTACGACCTGACCTTTGTCCGCAACCACACCGACGTGGACGACAAGATCATCAAGCGCGCCGCCGAGAAGGGCATCGACCCGCTCTCGCTCTCGCAGCACTTCATCGAGGCGCTCGACGAGGATATGGGCCAGCTGGGCGTGGCGCACGCCGATGTGGAGCCGAAGGTCAGCGAGCATATCGACGACATCATCGCGATGGTCAAAAGCCTCATTGAGCGCGGGCATGCCTACGCGGTCGAGGGCGATGTGTATTTTCGCATCAGCTCCTTTGACGACTACGGCAAGCTCTCCGGCCGCAAGCTCGACGATATGGAGGCGGGGCGCTCGGGCCGCGTGGAGGCCTCCGACATCAAGGAGCATCCCTTTGACTTCGCCCTGTGGAAGGGCGCCGAGGCCGGCGAGCTGGGCTGGGAGTCGCCCTGGGGCTTTGGGCGACCGGGGTGGCATATCGAATGCTCGGCGATGAGCCAGCGCTACCTGGGCGACAGCTTTGATATTCACGGGGGCGGCCGCGACCTGATCTTCCCGCACCACGAAAACGAAATCGCTCAGTCCGAGGCGGCCTGCGGCCACGCGCCCTTTGCCCGCAACTGGATGCACGTGGGCATGGTCAACGTCGCCGAGACCACGGAGGACGGCGAGCGAATTGAGCGTAAGATGTCGAAATCTCTGGGCAATTTCTGGACGACGCGCGACGTCCTGCAGGGCTTTCACCCCGAGGCGATCCGCTACTTCATGCATACGGTGCTCTACCGAAGCCCGATCACCTACGCCGTCCAGCAGCTCGAAGAGGCCGCCAGCCGCGTCGAGTACCTCTACACCTGCATCACCCGCATCGATGAAGCCCTGGCCCGCGCCGGCTTCGACGCCGCCGAGGCCACCCCGCCCCAGACCGGCCTTGTGGCCGAGCGCAAAGAGTTCATCGAAGGCTTCATGGAGCGCTTCGATGAGGCGATGGCCGACGACTTCAACACCCCGCGAGGCCTGGCGCTTATCGGCGAATTGGCGCGCGCCATCAACGACGCCACCCAGTCCAAGAAGAAGCCCAAAGGCGATGAGCCCTACACCCTCTTTAAGCTGCGCGAGCTTCTGACCACCGCCGGCAACATCCTGGGCCTTCTTCAGCGTGAGCCGCAGCGCGCGCTGCTGGAGTTGCGCGACCTCAAGGTCAAAGCACTTGAGCTCGACGCCGACCACATCGAGTCGCTCATCGCCCAGCGCAAAGAGGCCCGCGACGCCAAAGATTGGGCCCGCGCCGACGCCATCCGCGAGGAACTCGACGCCCTCCAGGTCGAGATCATGGACAGCACCGAGGGCACCACCTGGCGCATCAAGTAATTTTAATCAGGGGGGACGGTGGGATCGGGTGCCTGGCACCCGATCATGATCGATGCCCTGGCACCCGTGCGAGATTATGATCGATGCCCTGGCACCCGTGCGAGATTATGATCGATGCCCTGGCACCCGATCATGATCGAGGCCCTGGCACCCGATCATGATCGATGCCCTGGCACCCGTGCACGGCGTTTCGCTTTGTCCCCCCCTCTTCATGTGATCTAAGATAACTGCTCATCAACGCATTGTTTTTTGAAGCCATCCATCCGAGAGGTAGGCAGTGAGCGAAGTATCCGAGGTTTCCGACGTCTCCGAAGTTTCCGATGCCTCTGAAGTCAGCGACGCCTCCGATGCCTCTGAAGTCAGCGAAGGTAGCGAGGTCAGCGAGGTCAGCGAGAGCTCAGAGGCTTTCGTCGATCCTTTCGACGACGATCTTCAGATCGAAGTCTTAAGCGAAGTCAGCGAGATCGCCCTCGACCCGCCCGCGCTCCCCGAGCCTCATGAGCAGCATGACAGCGACTGGTACGCCGCGCGCGGCGTGCACGACGCGCGCGTGGTCGAGGTCCTCAATCAGGTCGCGCGCCGCACCTTCATGGCCGCCGGCGAGGATGCCGAGCAGCCCTTAAGCGCCGCGACTGCGCTGCCCCCGCTCGAAGTTGTCGGAAAGCTCATCGCCGCGCTGCAACTTACCCCGGAGGCCAAAGTCCTGGAGATCGGCACCGACACCGGCTACATCGCCGCGCTGCTCAGCCGCCTGGCCTCCTTTGTCTACTCGGTGGAGCGCCGCCTGCCGCTCGCCAAACTCGCCGAAGGCCGCCTCAAGCGCTCGGGGATCGCCAACGTGGATATCCTCCACGGCCCGCGCCTCACCGAATACGCGCTCAACTCCCCCTACGACGCCATCCTGCTCTCGGCCATCGCACCGCGCGTGCCCGAAAAACTCAAGGGACGCCTGGCCATCGGAGGCCGCATGGTCGTGCCGGTGGCCGAGGGCGATAAAAACCCCGAGATCGTGTGCATCGAACGCACCGGCCCCGACACCTACGATCAGCAGAGCCTGGGCCAGCTGCGCTTCTCCTCCAAACTCGGCGACATCCTCGTCGAGCTCGGCGTCGCCGACCGCTCCGACATCGAACTCGCCGCGCTCGAAGCCGACGCCCGCGGCCAGCGCCTGGGCCAGGCGCTGGTGGAGAGCGCCCGCATCCAGGAGCGCGATCTGATCAAGGCGCTCGCCATTCAGCGCGGCTTTCTGCTCGCGCCGGTCGACACGCTCTTAAAGATCGCCGACCACGAGCTCGTCTACTCGGTGCCGCGGGCCTTTTTGCGCCACCACCAGGTGATCCCGCTCCTCGTCTACCAGGGCCGCCTCACCGTCGCCACGATCGACCCGGACGCCCCCACCATCGAGCTGGCCCGCATCCTCGACGCCACCCAGATCGAGACGTATCTGGTAAGCCACGAGGAGTTCGACCACCTCTGGAACACGCTCCTCGAAGGCCGCCGCCCGGGCGACGTGCACGAAGACAACCTGAAAACCCGCGTCGAGCAGAAGTTCGAAAACGTGCTGCGCGCCGCCCACCGCGTCTCCGCCTCCACCATCCACATCGACAACCAGCCCGACGGCGCCTCGGTACGTCTGCGCATGGCCTCCGGCCTGACTGAGGTGGCCGAGCTGGCTTTTGACGCCCCCGAGATCACCTACCTCGTCGAATTTTTGAAGATGAGCGCGCATCTCGACCCCCTGGAGCAGGTCATCCCCCAGCGCGGGCGCCTCTCCTGGGTGCGCGACGCCCGCACCTACCACCTGCACATCCACGTGATGCCCTCGATCCTCGGCGAACAGCTCTCCATCAAGCTGCTCTCCCGCGGCGAGGAGCCTGCGGGACTCGAAGAGCTCGGCTTCGACGCGGAGGTGGTCGGCGATCTCGACGCCGTCCTCCAGGGGCCCCCGGGCCTCTTTCTCATTGTCGGCCCGCGCCACGAACAAAAATCCCAGACCTTCTACGCGCTCCTCAAACGCCTGGGCGCCGACCGCCGCCTCAAGGTCGCCTCGCTGGAAGACGACATCCTGGCCACCATCCCCGGCGTGCAGCAGGCGCTCATCCAACCCGAGCGCGGCTTTGGCTTCGACGCCGCCATCTCCGAGTTCGTGCGCTTTGACGTCGACGTCCTCGGCATCGGCGACTTTCCCGACCCGCAAACCGTCATGCAGGCGCTGAACCTTGCGCGCCGCGGCGTGCGCGTGGTCGGCGTCCTGCACGGCAAGAGCGCCCTGCACGTCTTGCAGGGTCTGCGCGAGTTCGGCGTCCCGGTCGAAGCCCTGGCCCACGGCCTAAGCGCCATCCTCACCCAGCGCAGCGCCGCCCGCATCTGCGACAACTGCCGCGAACCCTTCACCGCCCCGGCCGCCTTCACCCAAAAGCTCTTCCCCGAAGGGGCCCCGATGGGCTTTAAAACCTACCGCGGCGCCGGCTGCCCGGCCTGCGCCGGCGACGGCACCCGCGGCCGCACCCCGGTCGTCGAGCTTCTGCCCCTGACCGACCAGCTCCGCGCCGCCCTGGCCGCCGACGAACCCTCCTCCGGCCTGCGCCAGGCCGCTGAAGCCTCCGGCCTCACACCGCTCTCCGAGCGCGCCATCGACCTGGCCCGCCAGGGGGTGATCCCGCCGGAGGAGTTGGTGAATTTTTTGAATTAGGGGAGGGCGGTGGAGGGGGGAAACCGGAGAAGGGTCGCCGGCCTTAATCCTAGTCATCCAAGAGGATCCTTATTCTATAATATTCACTCCAGCACCTCTAAGTATCGTCTCAATATCATCAAATGCCTGCGAAAAAAGATGAGCAACTCGAAACGCGAGACTATCTTTTTCAATCTTATATCCGCCACCGTTGTCCTTGTGAATAGGATCCGGCAACGGGAGACGATAACGACCGCCATCACAATTCACAAAAACTAACCTCTTCAAGATTGTAGAGTGATATTTAAGCTCTACCTCAAAGCTCGAGGCGCGACACGACATAAACTTCACCGTCCAGCTCTCCTTAAAATCAAGATTCAGGCCCTTGCCGTCACATATCGTAAACTCAGGATATTTATTATGGTAAATATAACTATCATCTTCAACATGAACCCATTCACTTCTTTCATCGACCAGCCGTTCAAAACGCTCAAGTGGTGTTAAATCGAAGCCAAATCGCTCTCGCCACATCAACTCAACTAAGTCATCTGGCGCACATTCCTTCAAAGGAATGTTCGTGCTCCCCAAACGTGTATAAATAACGCCCGCCCGAATCGTTTCCTTTCCCTTTCGCTTGTCTGCTTTAAGATAAAACGGCTTATCCGGACGGTCGGCAATAATGACAACATCTACAGTTTTTCCGTGCACGTCAAATGACTTCACATTGAGTGAGGTAGAACGATTAAACTTCGAGTTTCTAATCAAGTCATGGACTTCGGCAGCACTCTTTCTATTGTCATCACTTTCAACACCAACCACGTTTTGGGAATCATCCACACCAAAAACGAGAAACCTATCACTCTCTGCATAGGCATTCATAAGACAAAGAAGGTCGTGAATCAGAGTGACTGTGTTGTCTGGCCATTGCTGCTTATAATCCAGCCACTCAGACTCGCTATTACCCAAGAGGTCCAACAAATCCTTTTCATTCACGTTGCCTCCGCAATGTATGTAGCCGATTGTTTAATAAGATTCCCTACATCTTATCAGATAATCTTTTCGGAATCATCAACCAATTATCGAGAACCTCGAAGATATAATGAACTCCAACACCGAAAGACCTCAATCTCTCCTAGATAGGTGGGCCGACTTTATACGTGATGTCGCGCGTGGCTACACCTTCACCATTTACGATTATGAGAATGATTTATCGATTCGCGATCATTTGGAGCGAATGTTTGTTGAACTCAACTCGGACTCCGTCAGTGCTCTCATCCAACAAAGAGTTGAGGTGCTCGATGACGTATATCGTCGCGTCACAACCTTCGTTGAATCTCCACCCTGGAAGCACTCCCGAGACAAGAGCGACCTGAGCTGGTGGTGGCACCGCGTACCGAATAAGCTCGTGGGCGACCTTGCTGAAGACCTGAAAGACCTGTGATTTGCTCATGACCTCAACCACCACAATATATGTCCGCCTCCTCGACGAAGGACTGGACGCCTGGCGCCCCGTTCCCGCGCAGCGCCTGGGAGGTGACCGTTTCCGACTCCTGATTCCCAACGACTTCAGTGCCGACACGGAAATCTGGGAGTTTCCCCCACATAGCGTTGTGCGCTGTGAAAAGCGTTTTCTCGGCGCTGAATCCAAATGGATTCCTCTCGCAAAACATCGCCCTCCCTGAGCGTGCTTCAAACCCTGAGCTTCATCATCGCTAAATAATCAGACGACAATGCCCCCATTAACCAGCCAAAGAGCCATTATGTACATTCGAAACGCCCCACCCGTTCTCCAAGCTAAACTTGACGACGATGCGATTCACATCGAAAGAACCCCCTATGCCCTTCAAACCACCCTTTTCCATCGTAATAAGCCGGGGTTCATGTTCATGCTTATCCTGGCGACGGTGGCGTTAATAGCATTCTTCGATGTTTTGGACACCTACGGCTGGAGCGCATTTTCGGACGAATCCAGCTTTATTTATGTTTCCATTATCCCGCTTACCCTACTCTTCCTGCCAATCATTGCCTCAGCCTACGCAAAAACAAAAACTGACCCTGTAGCGTGGACGTTCAAACGTTCACCGGAACCCGCCACATTTCAGCAGCGAAGCCTCTGGACGTTATTCTCAAAAAAGCCACGTTCCCTACGTCAACCTGCGTCGGTCGATCTCGGGTCTACCGAACAAGGCGCCTCCTTCCGTACCTTGTTGAATATAAATTTATTTGAAAACGACGTTCGGACACATGGCCTCGCGATCTACGACAGCCTTTTAGAAGCCCACGATGTATGCTTAACTTTTTCGGAACACATCTCCCATATCAGCTATGAAAGTGGCCTCATTTCGCCACTAACCGCTAACGGCTCAACCAGCGAAACACCTGACAGCATGTCATCGCCTGAGTACCCGACGAGTTTTGACCTTCCTCCCTATCCAAAGGGGCCGGCGATAATCAGCGCCCTCTTCGGAAGCCTGTTTGTTGTGCCCCTCGTCGTATTGGCAATTGTTCTACTATATAAACTAACCACAAACTTAAACGCGTTCCTTTCTCCTCTTTTAGATCAATCCTTTCTTCTACCCTTCCTCATTATTGCCACGGTGGGTGGCACGCTTTTCGCCGCACTCTATCTCCTGACAATTTACACATTTAAAGACCTGTTTCGCGCTTACGGGGCTCGAACCCTGCTGATCGACGATGACGGCCTCATACTCATCGAGTCTGGCCCAACATCGGTCCGTCAACAGGCCCGAATTCCTTTTGAAGACCTTAACAAACTCTTCATTAACCGCGGTGCGCTGGGCTCGTGGTTAGGAATGCTCGAAGACAACCATCTTGTAGTCCGCTGGAACACAGCAAGTTTTGCCGTCTTCGGGGACGGCCTGAGTATCGAAGAGCTTGCCACACTCAAGTCCGCCATCGAGCAGAAACGCGCGACCTGGTCCCACGCCGCTTCCCTCAATACTCCAGGCACACCCTCGCTCTCGCCGGCCCCGGCGTGATCCTGCCGAAAAAGCCGGTGAATTTTCTCAATTAGGGGAGAGCGGTAGGGGGGGGAGACGAAACATCTCACAGAAAACACGGAGCCTTCCGCCTCGGGAGATAAATTTTTCGCCCCAGGCCCGGAGCCTTCCGCCTCGGGAGATAAATTTTTCGCCCCAGGCCCGGAGCTTTCCGCCTCGGGAGATGAATTTTTCGCCCCAGGCCCGGAGCTTTCCGCACTTATGCGCAGATTTTTCGCCAGAACATCGGAGCTTTCCGCACTTGTGCGCAGATTTTTCGCTCCATGCCCGGAGCCTTCCGTCTCAGGAGAGAAATTTTTACCTCGGGAGCCGGAAGCTTCCGCCCCGGGAGAGAAATTTTTACCTCAGGGGCCGGACGCCTCCGCCCTTCCCCTTCGATCACCCCCACTCATACGTCACACAAAACTCCCAGATCCCCCTCCCCTGCGCGTCTCTCGTCGCCGAGCTCGAAAAGTACATCGAGACCTCCGGATGCTGCTCGGCGCCAAAGCGATACCCCGAGCGCGCCATAAACGCTTGCAGATCCGCGGTGGTGGCACCCTCCAGGCCCGTGGCGTCGAAGTAATAGTAGACCATATGAAAACCATCGACGTTGGCAGCCTCCACGACTGCCACCCGACCATCAGCCAACTCGATGGTTTTAGGAGGGTTGTCGGTGGCCAGCTCACGGGTGCCGCCGGTGGGGTCGTCGGCGTCGGTGGGGCGGTTGCTGCGGTCGGGGATGAAGAAGCTCATCGAAACTCCTGAGGTGTTGGGGTGGGGTGTTGGGCCCTTTCACCTCCTGATAGCGGGGCGCACCCAGATCTGCGAAACATCAGGTGGTCGTATAACGATCATTTGACGGTTCGCCGCCCACCGGTCGGCCTGCTATATCGAGAGAACACTTCGCGCCACTCTGGCTTTGCCCCGACGCTCCGGAGGTCCCATGACTCCCCCACTCTCCCTCGATCCCCAATCCCTCGACCTGCTCTCCCCCGAGACCGCGCGTTGGTTCCACCAGAGCGAACTTTCTGCCGATCCCCTCACCGCCCGCCTCGTTGAAGCCGCCCTCGACCTCCGCGACGCACCGGGCCTGGAGCTCGACGACGACATCACCTTCGCGGTGCTCGCCGCCTACTTCTGCCGCGCGCTGGAGGTGGCCACGGTCGATGGTGAGCGACTGATCAATTTTGAAAAGATCCCCGGCGGTCTGGGCGAGATCACGCTGGCGATCCTGAAGGGGTATGCAACGCGCGCAGCGTTTCGGCGTTATTGCGTCGACGGCGAGGAGCAGATTGGCGCGGCGATCCTCAACATCGTGGCGCGGCAGGTGGCGGGCAAAAAGGCGCTTCGCTGGTGCTTTGACGCGTTGATTCAGGCCTATGGCGACGGTTCGTATACGCCCTCCGAGGTGCATCGGATCCACGACGCGCTGCCTGCAGAGGTGCGAATTCCTGTCGGGTTCTAGGCGTGCCCCTCCTCCTTCACCATTCGCTACGTCTCGCCACTTCCTATCATCCCCCCTTCGCGGTAGTCTGACCTCATTGACTACCCAGACCGGGGCAGACCACCCGCGCGCCACGCCATCAGCGAACGCCCGGGCGCCCCACCCACTCGCCAGGAGGGAGGCGATGAAACAGGTTCTGATCACACTCGCCATCGTCGCGCTCATTGCGGTGATCGCCATCGTGCTCGCGTTGGATGGCCAACCCAAGACTTCCGACACCACAGAAGTCGGCTCCGCCGAAGCCAGCTCCGCAGAGGCCAGCGAGGTGGAGGCGCCGGCGGGGAATTGACGCCTGAAAGGCACACCAGCTCGCCACACAAAAAAGCCGGCGCGGCCCTCAAGGCCACACCGGCGTCTTTTTGCTCTCAACCAGAAGGCGCGTCGCTCAATCTTCCGGATTGGGCGCGGTGCCCCCGTAACGCTCCACAAGCTCGCCGTCCTCGTTGAGAATTCCGGCGTCGATCAGCGTCTGGCGCTGCTCCTCAGGGGTCATGGCGTCAAGCTCTTCCATTGCCCGCTCATGCCGCTTGTACTCTTCCGTCTGGCGGTAGTCGTAGTTGGCGAAGATGTCGTAGGGGTCTTTGCTCATCGTCTTGTCCTGCTCAAAGACGCATCAGGTGCTCCGAACGCTTCAATCCTCCGGATTGGGCGCGGTACCCCCGTAGCGCTCCACGAGCTCGCCATCTTCGCTGAGAATCCCGGCGTCGATCATCGTCTGGCGCCTCTCTTCCCGGGTCATCGCACGAACACGCGCCATTGCCCGCTCGTGCAGCTTATACTCGTCAGTCTTGCGGTAGTCGTAATTGGCGAAAATGTCGTAGGGGCTTTCACTCATCGTCTTCTCCTACTCAAAAATGCGTGGTCGGCAAGAAGTATCCGATGACGCATTGGGTATCTCGCACGCAGATCTGGATGTGCGACTTTTCTCGTATCGTTGAACCGTTAAAGGCCGCAGCACCTTCCTGAAACACGCCGCGCAGCGTCTGATAAGCGTAAGGAACTCCAGCCTGCCTGTCCAACCGACGCATGTACCAGTTGATGAGCGCGCAAT
This is a stretch of genomic DNA from Lujinxingia sediminis. It encodes these proteins:
- a CDS encoding ATPase, T2SS/T4P/T4SS family; the encoded protein is MSEVSEVSDVSEVSDASEVSDASDASEVSEGSEVSEVSESSEAFVDPFDDDLQIEVLSEVSEIALDPPALPEPHEQHDSDWYAARGVHDARVVEVLNQVARRTFMAAGEDAEQPLSAATALPPLEVVGKLIAALQLTPEAKVLEIGTDTGYIAALLSRLASFVYSVERRLPLAKLAEGRLKRSGIANVDILHGPRLTEYALNSPYDAILLSAIAPRVPEKLKGRLAIGGRMVVPVAEGDKNPEIVCIERTGPDTYDQQSLGQLRFSSKLGDILVELGVADRSDIELAALEADARGQRLGQALVESARIQERDLIKALAIQRGFLLAPVDTLLKIADHELVYSVPRAFLRHHQVIPLLVYQGRLTVATIDPDAPTIELARILDATQIETYLVSHEEFDHLWNTLLEGRRPGDVHEDNLKTRVEQKFENVLRAAHRVSASTIHIDNQPDGASVRLRMASGLTEVAELAFDAPEITYLVEFLKMSAHLDPLEQVIPQRGRLSWVRDARTYHLHIHVMPSILGEQLSIKLLSRGEEPAGLEELGFDAEVVGDLDAVLQGPPGLFLIVGPRHEQKSQTFYALLKRLGADRRLKVASLEDDILATIPGVQQALIQPERGFGFDAAISEFVRFDVDVLGIGDFPDPQTVMQALNLARRGVRVVGVLHGKSALHVLQGLREFGVPVEALAHGLSAILTQRSAARICDNCREPFTAPAAFTQKLFPEGAPMGFKTYRGAGCPACAGDGTRGRTPVVELLPLTDQLRAALAADEPSSGLRQAAEASGLTPLSERAIDLARQGVIPPEELVNFLN
- a CDS encoding AlbA family DNA-binding domain-containing protein, encoding MNEKDLLDLLGNSESEWLDYKQQWPDNTVTLIHDLLCLMNAYAESDRFLVFGVDDSQNVVGVESDDNRKSAAEVHDLIRNSKFNRSTSLNVKSFDVHGKTVDVVIIADRPDKPFYLKADKRKGKETIRAGVIYTRLGSTNIPLKECAPDDLVELMWRERFGFDLTPLERFERLVDERSEWVHVEDDSYIYHNKYPEFTICDGKGLNLDFKESWTVKFMSCRASSFEVELKYHSTILKRLVFVNCDGGRYRLPLPDPIHKDNGGGYKIEKDSLAFRVAHLFSQAFDDIETILRGAGVNIIE
- the cysS gene encoding cysteine--tRNA ligase produces the protein MSIRPITLFDTMSDQKRTLEPAEPGKVSMYVCGVTVYDLTHIGHARVFIFFDVVQRFLRHVGYDLTFVRNHTDVDDKIIKRAAEKGIDPLSLSQHFIEALDEDMGQLGVAHADVEPKVSEHIDDIIAMVKSLIERGHAYAVEGDVYFRISSFDDYGKLSGRKLDDMEAGRSGRVEASDIKEHPFDFALWKGAEAGELGWESPWGFGRPGWHIECSAMSQRYLGDSFDIHGGGRDLIFPHHENEIAQSEAACGHAPFARNWMHVGMVNVAETTEDGERIERKMSKSLGNFWTTRDVLQGFHPEAIRYFMHTVLYRSPITYAVQQLEEAASRVEYLYTCITRIDEALARAGFDAAEATPPQTGLVAERKEFIEGFMERFDEAMADDFNTPRGLALIGELARAINDATQSKKKPKGDEPYTLFKLRELLTTAGNILGLLQREPQRALLELRDLKVKALELDADHIESLIAQRKEARDAKDWARADAIREELDALQVEIMDSTEGTTWRIK